The stretch of DNA TTCGAGCGGCGCGACGCCGTTCGCACCCGCCGTCGGGGCCAACGCCATCCCGACGATGCGCGCCGCGTTCGTCGTCGGAATCTTCGGCTTCCTCGGCGCCGTCCTGCAGGGCGCGAACGTCTCGGAAGCCGTCGGAAGCGGGCTCATAGAGGGCGTCTCTCTCCCCGCAACGGGAGTGATCTTGGTCCTCCTCATCGGGGCCGGCCTGATGGCGATCGGTATCTACACGGGGTATCCGATCGCGACGGCGTTCACCGTCACCGGTTCCGTCGTGGGCGTCGGCCTCGCGCTCGGTGGCGCGCCCGCGTGGGCGAAGTACCAGGAGATCGGCCTCGTGTGGGTCGGGACGCCGTTCGTGGGCGGTGGAATCGCGTACCTCATCGCCAGCCTGCTCCCGCGCGAGGACATTCCGGAGCGTTTCAGCGTCCCCGCGCTCGCCGGACTCGTCGGGAGCGTGGTCGCGAACCTCGACTTTCCGAGGCTCGGGACGAACGGAGATCCGGGCTCGATTGCGGGCGCTGTAGCCCGCTCGATGTCGGTCGATCCGTCCATCGCGATCGGCGGGACGACCCTCCTCGTCGGCGTCGTCGTCGCCGTCGCAGTCCACTGGGACATCGCCAGCAACCGCGACGGTGGACTGCGACGAGTCCTGCTCGCGCTCGGGTCGCTCGTCGCGTTTTCGGCCGGCGGGAGTCAGGTCGGTCTCGCCGTCGGACCGTTGCTGCCACTGGCCGATCAGATCGACGCCGTCTCGACGTTCGCCGTGCTGTTCGGCGGTGGTCTCGGGATCCTCGTCGGGTCCTGGACCGGTGCACCACGGATGATCAAGTCGCTCTCACAGGACTACTCGTCGCTCGGACCGCGACGCTCGATCGCGACGCTGGTGCCCTCGTTCCTGATTGCGCAGACGGCAGTGTTGCTGGGGGTGCCCGTCTCGTTCAACGAGGTGATCGTCAGCGGGATCGTCGGAAGCGGCGCGGCCGTCGGCGGAAGCGACGTCATCGACACCCGGAAGATCCTCGTTACCGTGGGCGCGTGGGTTGGATCGCTGCTCCTGGCGTTTGTCATCGCCTACGCGATGGCGAGGGCGCTGATGTGACCGCGTAGCAACACTGAGTCGGATCCGCTCGCGTGGATGCAGAAGCGGTTGCCTGTATCTATGACACTTACGTGTCGGTTGTGTCCACAGCTAGCGGCGGCTGCGATCGGCGCGGGACAGAAGTACTGGGGACCGAGAGCTGGATCGAAACATATGGAGCCAGCGTGAGCCACATACGCGCGCGAGACCCACTGTCAGGTCGACGCGGGGTGTAAATAGCGACAGAGAAGTGTTCGAGGCGTGAGAACGGCGGGTTCGAGACGGACGATTCGTTCTTCGTAACTTATCGATGTGCGCTGAATATAGTATTGTACTATCGTCCCAAAAGCGTTATTAAGCACAAGCGGATACCTGGAGTCGAGTAGAATAGTATGGAAGCTACACAACCACACAACTCGAAAGGAGAACACACATGGCAGATATCGGAGCAGTGCTAGGAGCATCGGGAGCTGGAACAACCCAGGCGCTCAGTCTCGTGGGTGCAGTGCTCGTCGAGGCGATGATCCTCTACGTCGGGTACGGAGCGCTCACGAACGCGCTTGAGCCGACCGTCCGCCGGCTAATCGGGGTGGAATCCGGCGAATGATGGAGGTTATGGGGGTTGGGATCGGTGTCCTGGCCCTGTTCGTCGCGTTCGGGCTTCTCATCGGGATCCTCTTCGGATTCTTCGGAATGGGCGGCTCGTTCCTCGTCACGCCGGCGCTGTTAGTGATGGGCTACCCGTCTCGGGTCGCCGTCGGGAGTGGCCTCGCGTTCGTCTTCGGGACGTCGGTCATCGCGACGCTGAAACACCGCGATCTGGGTCAGGTGGACTACAAACTCGGAGTTCTGATGATTGCCGGGACCACGGTGGGTATCGAGGTCGGCAAGGAGATCGTCCTGCACCTCGAGAGCCTCGGACTCGCCGGGAGCATCATCAGCGTCACGTACGTGGTGCTGCTGGGCGGTATCGGCGTGTTCGTGACGTACGAGGCGATGAAGGGAGACGGCGGTGGCGGCGTCGACCACGACGCGGAGGCCGACGGCGAAATCGACGCCGACGACATCCCGGAGATCGCGAAAACGATCCAGTCGTACAACGTCCCGCCGATGATCAAACTCCGGGGCGGGATCCGCGTCTCGCTGTGGATGATTCTCGGCGTCGCCTTCGCGACGGGTCTCCTGTCGGGGTTCCTGGGCGTGGGCGGGGGCTTCATCCGGATGCCCGCGCTGTTCTATCTCATCGGCGTGCCCGTTCCGATCGCGGTCGGGACCGACCTGTTCGAGATCGTCTTCTCGGGCGGGATCGGGAGCTTCATCTACGCGATGGACGGCGGCGTCGACCTCTCTATCGTCCTGCCGCTCTTGGCCGGAAGCGCGCTCGGTGCCCGCCTCGGATCGGCCGCGACGAGCATCGTCGACGAGGGCGAAATCAAGGTCTACTTCGGGCTGATGCTCCTCGGCGGATCGGTCGCCGTCGCGGTGCGTGAGATCGGGAACTACATCGATATGCCCGTCCTCAACACGGTCAGCCTGGTGTTAATCCTCGGCTCG from Halobellus litoreus encodes:
- a CDS encoding inorganic phosphate transporter, with translation MDTTVLLLFVVASLASLFMAWVVGAGSSGATPFAPAVGANAIPTMRAAFVVGIFGFLGAVLQGANVSEAVGSGLIEGVSLPATGVILVLLIGAGLMAIGIYTGYPIATAFTVTGSVVGVGLALGGAPAWAKYQEIGLVWVGTPFVGGGIAYLIASLLPREDIPERFSVPALAGLVGSVVANLDFPRLGTNGDPGSIAGAVARSMSVDPSIAIGGTTLLVGVVVAVAVHWDIASNRDGGLRRVLLALGSLVAFSAGGSQVGLAVGPLLPLADQIDAVSTFAVLFGGGLGILVGSWTGAPRMIKSLSQDYSSLGPRRSIATLVPSFLIAQTAVLLGVPVSFNEVIVSGIVGSGAAVGGSDVIDTRKILVTVGAWVGSLLLAFVIAYAMARALM
- a CDS encoding DUF7512 family protein, whose protein sequence is MADIGAVLGASGAGTTQALSLVGAVLVEAMILYVGYGALTNALEPTVRRLIGVESGE
- a CDS encoding sulfite exporter TauE/SafE family protein, coding for MMEVMGVGIGVLALFVAFGLLIGILFGFFGMGGSFLVTPALLVMGYPSRVAVGSGLAFVFGTSVIATLKHRDLGQVDYKLGVLMIAGTTVGIEVGKEIVLHLESLGLAGSIISVTYVVLLGGIGVFVTYEAMKGDGGGGVDHDAEADGEIDADDIPEIAKTIQSYNVPPMIKLRGGIRVSLWMILGVAFATGLLSGFLGVGGGFIRMPALFYLIGVPVPIAVGTDLFEIVFSGGIGSFIYAMDGGVDLSIVLPLLAGSALGARLGSAATSIVDEGEIKVYFGLMLLGGSVAVAVREIGNYIDMPVLNTVSLVLILGSALLVSGMVVYSSLVELRSEAARQSPTAD